Part of the Passer domesticus isolate bPasDom1 chromosome 8, bPasDom1.hap1, whole genome shotgun sequence genome is shown below.
GCTCAGTTCCCACTGTGACAACAGCACCCAGGGACTCAGGGAAAGCCCCATATCTCTATTTCCCCATCTGAAAAGTGAATCCTTTGTGGATAACTGGAAAGTCCAGTCTGGACACTTTGGCTTTGCCCATTGCACATGAGGTGTTTCTACCCCATATAAACCCAGACTTGAGCACACGTGCAGCCACACAGACACTTGCCATTATTTCAGCTCTTCCTCTGAAATCACCCAACTGTGCATCTCCTGGGCTGGAAGCATTAAAAGCAGCCTAGGAGATACCCAAATGTGCAGGGTTTTCTCGAGCACGTTCATTCCCCACGAGGAATTAGTTGGTTTTCCTGGCATTCCCATCCCGGGGAGGGCTCTGACCATGCCCCACCAAAGGCAAGAATGCTCCCTGTGACTTGCCTCATCCTGCTCGTCCCTCTGTGCCAGTCCTCCCACGCCAAGAGCtgcctgccagtgctgctctccaCAAGCCATCAGCTCTGAAACCCAGCCCTTGCAGGGCTTtgctttcacagaatcacaaggttggaagagaccttcaagattgAGTCCAAACCCTTTCTTCccactctgctccagccctcccGCCCcacacccagcagcacagccctgccttggGGATTCACCCACTGCCACGGGCacctgagcctggctgggtttCCTGCCTGGAAACTGAAAATATCCATGGGAGCTGCTTGGACTGGATCCCACGGGGGTGTTCCTTAGTGATGCTGTTGTTGGTTGTTGGTTGTAGCAACAGCCGGGCGTTCGGCAGCGGCTCCGGCCACCCAGCCTGGAccagagggacagcaggggctgggagagggggtGCCCATGGACATGAGGAGAGATGATGCACCAGGCaaccccttccccattcccacagAGCTTGTGCCACACAGCGTGGAGCGTCTGAGCCTTTCCTTGTGATATCTTTTCTCCCAGAGGATGAACCACCTCAACACTGAGCAGTGCTGAGTGTTCAGGCATTGCTTCTCATTTTGGAAGGTGTTTTGATGTGGgggacagcagccagagaaAACACAGATATTCCTCAAGCTGAGGGTTTTCCAGGAACGTGGACTGAGCTGCTTTTGGACACCCAAGtgattggatttttttgtcaTCCTTGGATCACCCACCCATGTCAAAGCCATGGCCATCCAAATTATAAACATGTGCCTGGGCTCAGCATCCATTGGAGGGAAAGGGAAGCTCCTGCTGACCCTTGGGATCTCCTAGACCAAGCCCATTTTTTCAAACCAGCCAACAAACATTGGACTGATGCAATGCAGAAGCTGCCTCAGAACATCCTCACAGGGCAACAAAGCTCTGTCCAGCCAGAGCCTGGACAGtctcctccttccctgtccATCATACCAGACAACCACAGAATGGTCTGGACTGAAAGGGTCCctaaagcccatctcattccaccctctgccatggacaggaacaccttccactggatTAGGTTGtcccaagccccatccaaccaggccttgaacacttccagggaagtGAAATTATTCTTGTCTGCCTGTACAGAGAGAATCAGGGGGCAGTTTTGCTATTCCACCCTGTAGCTAGTAAAATATAACAACACATGTACGTGGTTTTTACTGACCATCCACCTTATTATCTAATAAAAAAAGCTTGGCATAATAAATGTTGTTGCTGTGATTTATGAAAAGACAAGAGCAATCCTGATGGTTTTTTGCCTGATCTCACCCAAATATGTGACTCCTTCACCCTTTTTATCCTCCAAGCTCCTCTGGAGGAGGAAAAGATGATCTCTTGCTCCAATACCACTGCACTCCTTCAAACACCCTCTGCATTGCCAAGCACAGAGCACCATAAAATATCATGTTCTTGTAAGGCAAAAATGCACACACAATGTTGGATCTCACCCATATGGTGAATTTCTCCCAGCAGTTTCCCTGCAGACAACAAGGGGATGGCCTGCACCACACAGGctttgctggccccagcacTACAAAAAACCTTTAGGGCAAACACTCCCCACACAGGTGACTCCGGGATGAAGCACAGAAGGTGACCAAATGGAACTGAAGCCATGGGGGAATTTTTAAGGCCAGCAGAAGGTGACAGCCCACCCTGCGAAGTGGCCAgggcacctctgctcccacaaTGAGAGCCCTGGGGCCTTCACACCCCCCATCATCTCCATTCCACACTGAGCTGATGGTGTCATTGACTTTGTGACTGTAAACTATTGATGTGGGAAATGTCAAATCATAAAACCGCAGGAAATCTCATGAGTGTGGAAGGGAAATGTTGTCCTTCAATGCAGCCTCTTGCTCTGCCTCTTGCTAATGTCCAGTCACTTGGTCTAGCAGGGAGAGGACCAAGGAGCAAAATCCTCCCCGATTTGTGCTTCAGGTCTGTTATCTGGCTCTATGCAGCAGATCGAAAAGGGAGGTTGTGCTCTGTGTTTGCAACTGAAAATGAAACATGATAACATCTCTAGAGTGGAAAATTACAGAGCCTAAGAGCAAGTAAAGCCTGTAGCAGTAAGAATTCGGCACCTGacggagccagggctgggggcctTGGGGTGCTGCCTTCATCTCACCATGGCAGGCCCAAGGCTCCTCTCCCTTGAACTCAGAAATGAGGGGTTTAACATATTCCTGCTCAAAACCTGTGCCAGGAGGAAATGGTGCACTTGGTGTGCAAAAACCAGCATGGAAGAGAAATGCGTGAATTTGCCAAAGAAATCCATTTAGAAGGGAAGGGGTTATTCTGCCTGGACAGCAGGATGTGTTTCCCCACAACACCCCCATTACTCCTCATGCCACCCACCCACCCTGGAGGACGCTGAAGTCTCTTGAGCAAAGCAGAGAACACCTGAGCCCCTTGCAGGGACGGCCCCGCCGCCTCTCACCTGGGTCATCTTGGCGAGGTCCAGTGAGGGCCGCTCCTCCTGGACCTCCTCCGGCCTCCTCCGCTTGATTCCCACCTTTTTGTCGTTGAGGACGCAGGGCTGGGAgcggctgcgggagaggccggcggcgcggcggcccAGCTCGGGCGTGGAGGCGGGCGTGCTGCAGGCCGAGGGCGCGCCGTCCTCCGAGCACGAGAAGCGGTCCTGcgagcaggacagggacctctgaatgtcccccctgtccccgccGTGCCCTCCGGCAGCCGATTTCCTGGGCTGCCCGCCGCAGAGCGGGTTGGAGCGGGCGGGCAGGCTGAAGCTGGAGCTCCTCTGCATGGTGGCGAAGCCGTTGGAGTAGCGCTGCACGCTGCCGCCGCTGTAGCAGCGCCTCTTCTCCACCGGCGTCCACACCTTGGAGCCCAGGGGTCTCCAGGAGGTCCCGCAGGCCGACATCTCATCCGAGAAGGACAGCGAGCGGCACTGGCGCTTGCTGGGAGGGGCGGAGGGGTGGCCGTGGGGGTCGCTGAGGCTCAGGTCCTTGATCAGGTTGGTGACGGAGCAGGTGCCGGCCGCGTCCCTCGGCCAGCGCGAGCCCTCCTCGCCCTTGTCCGACAGGCAGTCCCAGATGCTGGCGCCCGGCTGCTCGAGCTGGAGTGGACATTTCCTGCTGAGATCTCTCCATCTGTCATTTTCTGGTTcggaaaggagaaaagaaaggggaaaaaaaaccaaaaaacaacacacaCGCACAGGCATTAGCGTTAATTAATTCTGCGACTCGCTTTCTACGTCCATAAACAAAAAGAGTAGCATATGGGACGTTTTCCAGTACAAATTAATTAACTCTTGGAATATGGTTTCCTAAACTGCCAGCAGAGTGGGTTGCGTGGTGTAGATGGAGAGAGAGACAAAGTGACAGTCCCAGCAGGAGCAAAACTGCTAGAAGAAGATAAAAACATGCCTCTGAATATTCCAGGTTGCACTAGCTAAGGGGAATTCAGCAGTGTAAAATGTTGTGGCTATTGGTTATCTCTGTGCTAAATCATGTCTCAGATGTGTGTGGTTTGTCCTGGGCTCCACAACTGACAATTGCCTGAATTTACAGCTGAATTTAAAAgacatggaatcacagaatcgctgaggttggaaaagccctctaggATCATTGCATCCAatcattaacccagcactgccaaggccaccactaacccatgtccccaagggtCATGTCCACATGGCTTTTAAATTCCTCCAcagatggggactccaccactgcccaggGCTAGACAGccttttccatgaagaaattttccctaaaatccaatctaaacctcccttgGTGCAACTTCAGGCAGTTTCCTcttgttttattgcttttttacCTGGAAGGAgatccccacctggctgcaccctcctgtcagggagttgtggaaAGTGAGAAggttccccctgagcctccttttcttcaggctGAGCCCCCTCAGCTGTTTttatcagacttgtgctccagacccgtCCCCAGCTTCCCATGGCCAGCCACGGTGGAAGAGAGGATTAAGGAGGATGATCTCATTCCCACACACATCCCACTGACagcaaaagaagaaagcaaagcacCCTCAGAGCTGGGTTGCCCTGCAAAGGACGGGGCTCTCTGCAGATACACCTTCAATGCTCAGCAGGAAAACCATGGCAGGACAGCCccgccagctgctgcagtggaaaAAAGTCATCAGCCAacagcctctccccagtgcCTGTTTTTGTCGTTGGCTGCCTCAAACAGAGCCCAGCTCCGTGCTGGAGAGCCGTCACTGCCAAGTTTCACATGATTGTATCTAAACCAGGCAATATTTTGGGGGGCTTTTTGGGTATTTCCACTCAGGCAACTGAAGGATGGATTAAAAGCTGTGCCCAGCCCGCAGCTGCAGGTACCAGCCTTGCAGGGAAGATGCAACAGTGCAGAACACTTCTGACTAAGGTTTCAAGTCAGGAGGTCAGATTTGGGGCCCCTTGCACCACTCTTGGCTGattttcccatttctcccttctccagctgctgccataAGAGCTCCAGCCACAaacagcctggctctgcccgcAATAACCGCACGGCGTTTCAACTGTTGCTCTCCTCATTTTAATAAACACAATGAAAAGTGAGAAATCTGCTCTAGACAGCTCCATCTATGTTTAgatctttattatttttcctctgtACTATGCTGCCAGCAGAGAGATTTCTTGGGTCAGGTCAGCagacaaaagaaacagaaatagaaGCCGATGTTTCATGGCAAGCTGCCACGATCCTCTGGCCGGAGACTGCACAAAAGGCCTTGGTGAGGAGGATACGGGACACCTTCCTCTTTCACCCCTGCTTCAGCACAAACAGCTATAAATCTTCCAAACCTGGCAAAGAAAATGGTAAAAGCACCACTatccccagccccagcttgGGGTTATTTGCTTTTCCCCTTGCACAATGTGAGCTGGCACAACCTGGCCCCTCTGAGTCCCCAGCCATCACTGACCAGTCCCAAAATAGCAGATAGCCCAGAAAATGGGTTTTCAGTGCAAGTAGAAGGCAGGTTGCcctgaaaaaaattgaaaatggaGTAGTCTAAGGGCCAAGGGTACAATTAAAGAGCTCTGGAAAGCCTTAttgaggaaaagcagctggtttTCTGCTCAATTTTTAAAGACTAAGAGTCCCATCCTGTGCAAGTTGATAACGATAATTGCACTGGAGCCATTAATTCTGCCACAGTTAAGcatgtattaattttcttaaactACAAACCTCAACCTGGTTTACCCTGAGGCAGCAATTTGTTCCAGGATAAAACCCACCACGAGAGCCCCTTGGTCTGCAAGTGAGCTGCCTGGCTGGAAAACTCTCCTTTGCCTACTGGAGAACAAAGGGACAACCAGAGCACGCTGTAAGTGCAGCCTGAGGGGCTCTTGCCCTGCTTAAACTTCTTGGCTGTAAGTGTCCCTGGATGAAACAGCATCTTACTTCTGGATTTTGACttaaaactgcaaaaataaaCACTGACACCTTAACAAAACCCAGCTGTTCTCTCACAAAACCTTCATGGCATCAAACAAACCCTCGTGGTGCTCGTGGACTGGAGTCacaccccaaaattggggaCATGGGTGCTGTCCTTCATCCTTGAGAGCTCTGCACTGCATCCTTGAGAACGGGATCCACCCTCAGAGCATCACAGCCAGCTTTCCAAAGgctgagctccaggagctgcaggagcagcccatgGACACATCAGGCACTTTGCAGCTCGGTGATGGCCCTGGGCTTTTTAAATGACTGCTGTGCTCCTCTGGTGACACAGAGTAAATTTTAATGGCCACTCATAACCACAGAGAAGGGTGTAAAACCAAAACGCTGACACAACTTTAACTACAGCGACACAAATGTGCTGCTATAATATTTTTACAGTTCCTTTTTATACATAATGCATGATCCTTCTGCTCAAGTTTCCTCTACGTTCTTTTCCCATGAAATAATTTACATTAATACATAATTTATTATGGCAACTTGTAAAGCAATTAGAGGTTTCAATCAATTTTTCTTATCCTTTTTGGCAGATAAATTCTGTTTGGAACCTAACCCAAACATTTGTCTGGGCACAGGTGCACAtccaatttcctttttttccatgttGTTCAAGTGGAATTTTGGTCTCAcagtccctgtgcacagggggaaAAGGCAGCCTGCATTTTCCACTGCCCCCTGTTTATGTCCAGGAGATAATTTCTAAGTGTGGAACACTTTTAATGGTTGTAATTAGCtgatggcagtgccagggagctTTCCTAGTGCAGAAATAAGATCAAAATACAATGGGCAGAGCCGTGCTTCAACGGGAAATGAAAACAACAGCCCCAAAATCTGCTCTGGAGATTAAACACACCTGTGGGCTGTGGGTTCCTCGTGCCAGCAGCCTGCACGGGGGAGGGAAATCCCAACCTCAGCAGTGAAATGTGCCCAGCTCTTCAGCAGGATCCTCTGGagagctgtgcctgctccagctACACCTCACCACAATTCCCCCAGCAGCTTTTGCTCTCTGCAGGGTGACTGTGTTTGCATGTGCACCAGGATGCTCCACAtcttcccaaaaaaccccaaaatgccaGAAAGCCCTGGTTCAGAAAGAGGAGGCATGCAAGGCTGGCAGGTGCTTTCAGGATGCATTCAAGGGCCACCACCCCCAAGAAGGGGCTCAAGGCTGGACTTGACgaccttggaggtcttttccaaccttcaTGGTTCCATGAGCTGgcttttctcctgctttcttGGCCTTCCTCTGTCACCCAAGGATGGTGAACAGCCACTTCCAAGAAGGAGCTGTGCAGCAGTGAGCccgaggctgcagccctgccctggctgggacCAGGTGGTGCTGCCAAACGTGGTGGAGGAGGGACGTGAGAGTGCCAAAGGACAGACAAACTGCCCTGAGTGCCCcacccctcaccctgctctgctgcagcacccgaggGGGGCAAACTCTGAGAGCCCTCCAAGGGAAAATGGAAATGATGGCTGCTTTGAACAGAGCACTTCCCAGAGGATGAGTGCAGGGTCTGTCCCAGTGGCTCAAAgccatcttcctcctcctcctcctcctcctcctgctgccttttaCAACCAGGGCCAGGACTGGGATCTGCATGTGCAAGCACCTTGTCACTGCCTCAGTAAaaccctgcctgcagcttcccCCAGAGATAATTTCTTGCTTACACAGAAGACAGGAGATCAGGCTGTCAGCACATGCCTACTGAGCTGCTCTTACCAGGtcagctccacagggcttggagcaacctgggatggtggaaggtgtccctgctatGGCCAGAGGTGGAGTGAGATTATCTTCaatgtcccttccaattcaaaccattctgggattctattatttttgactcatgtattggaatttttctgtctttgggTGGATAGCAAAagacatgggcagggacaccttccattatcccaggttgctccaagccccatccaacctgattTTGAACATATCCAGGGATAGGacatccacagctgctctgggcagcctgtgccagacCCTCACCACCCTAATGCCACAATTTTCCAATATGCCACCTTTTTCTAGCACAGATATTTTCACTGCGGACCTGCCTCAGGGCTGctgaggaaggaaaagggaaaaaaaggaggggaaaaaacccaaaccagcaaACTATCCATCAACAGGACAATTCTTACACTCCTGGGTGTTTCAAGGACCCAtcaaggagaaaggaaagcagTAGTTGTTGAATTTATAGTTTTAGGCATTTCACCTTTAATCTTTCTCCAGGCAAAGGGCTATATAGAGATAAAACCCAATCTTTTTAGTAATATTATCATTTCACTGGCAGAAATATTTCTCACAAATCTAAAAGCCAAAAGATTATTTAGGTCACCCTGAGAATTGGACCCAACCATACATCATCCAATATATAAAATCTTTAAGAATGTTTACTCAATATCCTGAGTTTGGTTACAATCTATAATCCATTTTCAGATTCTTGCAGTGTTTAGTACCTTACAAGAAAAGCTCCAGGGTTTGGATGATGCTCTCCCTGGCAGAGattccttctccctgctgcCCATGACCACAGGGTCCTGAAATAAACTGCCTTCCTGCCCAAAGCTGCCCTTGCCCCAAAGGTATCAGAAAGATTATTTTCTAAGATTCTCTTTTGTctaaaactcaaaaaaaatcaGCCAACTTCCCTCCAAACCTCCAACATAGACTGTGAGTCTTTGCCTCGTGTTGTCTGTGCCACCAGTCCAAACTTCACTGTTTATTTATCTCAGTGCTTTCCACTGACAGGGACTTGGCCCTTTGACATAAAATATTACCCAGATTTTGCATTTCGATAGTAACTTATTTAAAAAGTCAATCAAGTTTTCATCCTGGATTAGCCTGTGACTGTGGCCTGCATTTGGGGACACCAAGAACTCTCGGGGAAGATAACTAAAATGAAACCCAAGCCAAGCAATGCCCTCACAGGAGGGAAGGATGGGCTCCTCTTGACTGGGCATGACAGGGACCACTGCAGGGCAAGCTGAGGTCAAGGAGGTGACattcagctccctcagaaggagGATAATTTGGCAGAAGGCTCTGCAAGAGCTCTTAAAGACGGCTGCTCCTCAATTAGGCAGAGACTCTGCGTGTCTGCTGAAGAGCCTGCCAGTGCCATGGTGCAAGACAAAACCACCTGATTTGGGTCCTTTGTTCCTCCCTCACGTTTGCAAGGCAGGGGAGAGGGAACGGGCTGTCTCTACCCCTTCTTGACTTTGAAGCCTGTGATTTTCATCTGAAAAAGCCCACGGATGCTGTCCATCTCCCcgcagtgccaggctggagctATCAGGGCTTGGGAGACATCTCCTGTCAGCGCATGTGCCCGGCTCTCATTAGCGCTAATGAGAGCCCTGTCCATGCAGAAAAGGGGCAGCCTCTTTGTCTGGGGAGGATTGGCTTTCACAGCAAGGAGCTTGGCTCAAACTTGACCTACAATTTTAATTGGGTTTTGGGGCCTCGCCCAGAGACTGGCTCCCTGCTAGGAACGCCGgagagagcagcacagcagcacatccTCTGGCACTATCAGTTTTTCAGGATCACCAGCCAAGGCACCAATCTTCCAGCCATTTTGGTGGCTGTTCAGCATAAAAACTGAAGGCAAGCTCTGGCATAAAAGGTATCAAACACATCAAACATATTATATCATGGCTCCTGTCAACAAAAATGAGACATTTTCCTTATTGTTTGAGGCCTGTTCAACCACTTTGTGCCAGGTGGTAGAACATGTCAGTGATAATGCTGTTATTTATTGCTTGCATCATGAAAACAGTCAAGAACCACAGTCTTGGGCTACTCAAACACAACCTCAGACCCCAAATGTTTATAATCTCAACTGTAAGAGTACCTCCAAAAATAAGCAGATGTATCAAAGGAGAGGGGAAAGGAGATAAGCAATTCACTCAGCAATGGCAACAGGGCACAACAAGCACCTCTGGGGAGGAGAGTGGCACAGGTGTGGTGGGGTGGGCTGCAGGGGAGTGGTTTTGGAGACATCCAAAAGTCAGGACATCttcccacccatccctgtgaggaagcaggagcagaggtggaggaaacacagaagtttctgTACTTACCCATCACGCCACAGGAGAAGAGGGTAGGTCCTTGACTCATCTTTGGAGTGTGCTGCAAACAACCAGAAAAACTATTCACTTCTCACAGACTCGACCTGGGCACCAGACAcagcctgcctgcagcctgGGCAAAGCCTTCCACAGCCCCATTCCACCAGGGGACAGACCCAGCCACCTTTCCTCAAGGAAATCAGCTTTAATTAAATGTAGTGCAGACTCTGGAGAAACCAAAATGGGAGCTGCAATTCAGTGGTAATCCTGGATTGGGCAAGAAAGGAGCAAAAGTGATATCCTGAACCTCATCCAAGCCCATTAAGGCCTCCCCACCCAGGTACAAAGCAGCTATTTAGCTTTTTCAAGCATATAATGTGTTTCTAAGGCAAGGCATCCTCACCTCAGCACTTCTGGGGAGTCTGTGCTCAGATTGTGCTGATTTGCACTAAAAATAGGGGGAAATGCCACTGCATGGGTACAAAATAATCCTGGTTGCTTTtcactctctctttttttttcctcaagaatTTTCCTCTTGACAGCATAACAGACACCATCAGACTTCTAAAAATGAGCATGGATGGGTTCACATATAATAAATCAATATGTTATCCACAGCTGCATGCCATTTCAGCTATGCCTGCAAAAACACACTTTCATACTAATTGTTCCTTTATTATCCCTAAAAATATCCATATTCTGGCTTCTGAACTGTCTATCCTGGCAACACCACCCCATCTGACTGAGGCTTTACATCATCTGAGGGaagcaccagcacagcccccacgTTCATCTGCACTGCCATAATTGTGTTTTATCTGGCATTGGGCCACTGCACTCACACCTTCCCTCCTGATCCATGTTCTACACATTGCCTGCTCACAAAACCATGGAATCTcacaatggtttgggttggaaaggaccttaaagacaTCCAGTTCCACCTGGGAAGGGACACCCTCTATGTGTCcaggcttggaagggaccttaaatctcatctcattccaaacccctgccatgggcagggacaccttccatgtgtccaggttgctccaagccccatccaacctggccttggacacttccagggatggagcagccacagcttctctgtgccagAATCTCCAGTGCATCATGaggacaacaacaacaacaacaataataataataataataataacatcAATAATGTACCAAATGATGGCACCTGAGCAACCCAATAAAGGCTCCCTTTACATAGAATGCTGGGATTCATACCCAGAATGCTGGAAATACTGAGTGTGGAGGGGTAGGGAGGCATAAAACAACTACAGGGTGTGGATGTGGAGAAGGTAAATAAGGGTCAGTCACCTTTGGGGCATGTGCCACTTTTCTAGGTGAGGAAAGGACATCTCCATCTGTCAAGCCCCACCTTGTGATCCATCAGCAGAATTAATCAGGAGGCAGAGAGGACAAGCAGCTGTCTCCAAGGAGCAGCCAAAGTGGAGCAAAGATGGAAGTGGGACAAGCCCCAGAGaaggcaggggctgtgccagtgcACATCTGTGTGCCAGCCCCAGAGACCAGACACTGTCTGcaaggcaggagggagaggagccTGACATATGTCCCATATCGAGTATAATTACCATTTTGTGAGAATTTTCATACCAAATTGGGAGCTGAAGCAAAGGAGCCCACTGGCTGTTGGCAGGAGACACTGCCCCAGTGCTCAGACATTTATTTCCTTTGGGTTTCGCTTTTTGGCCTTCCCCATGAAGTCAAGAGAAAAAACTCTTGCTGTCTTTAGTGGATCAGCCTTCTTG
Proteins encoded:
- the FAM53B gene encoding protein FAM53B; the protein is MVMILTKTRENKGADSVTCRTELHTPKMSQGPTLFSCGVMENDRWRDLSRKCPLQLEQPGASIWDCLSDKGEEGSRWPRDAAGTCSVTNLIKDLSLSDPHGHPSAPPSKRQCRSLSFSDEMSACGTSWRPLGSKVWTPVEKRRCYSGGSVQRYSNGFATMQRSSSFSLPARSNPLCGGQPRKSAAGGHGGDRGDIQRSLSCSQDRFSCSEDGAPSACSTPASTPELGRRAAGLSRSRSQPCVLNDKKVGIKRRRPEEVQEERPSLDLAKMTQNRQTFNSLTCLSTTAEDGSQRPTGPQAWPAAPEVMPGRTPACTPVPEPRARPEERRASRDDLSCEEEEESAGKEEDRAAWRSGGPGSESLFQLDGEIDIEQIENN